In Xanthomonas fragariae, the genomic window GGTGCTGGCCTTGGTGCCGGTGATCGGTGGCGTCATCAAGGGCGTGGGCCGCATCCTGTGCAAGGTGTTCAAGGCCGCCGCCGAACTGCGCGGCGCCGCGCGTGCCGCGCACCTGTTGCAAGGTGCCAAGGACATCATCGCCTTCCTCAACCGCATCGGCACGCGCAACGCCGAGGCGTGGCTGCTGCGGCTGAAGTTTGCCGACTATCAAGCGCAGATACTGGAGCGGTTCGCCGCGCTCACCAATACCCTCGCCTCGGTGCTGCGCAAGGCCAAGGCGCGGATGGGGGCGCTGATGCCGCAGATGCTGGCACAGCGGATCGATGGACTGATCGGCGGCCTGGGCACCTTGCGCACGACAGCCGAGCAGATGATCCCCAAGGCGATCAAGGAACTGGACCAGAACCTGCGCGAACTGCAGGCCTACGTGCGCAGCGGCGGCGAGACGACCAGCCGGGTGGCGCTGCACCGGGTGGCCACCGGCGAGCGCGTCATCACCCGCGCCGACGAGGCGCGCCTGGTGGAAGATGGTGTGTTACCGGTGCGGTCGAGCCGGGGCGGGTTCAAGCAGAATCCGGCGCTGGTGAAAAGGCCTGAGCAATGGGAACACTTGTACAAACCGGAAGACGGGTATCCGAACTTGGCGGACCCTGCTCGGGCAGAGGGTGAGTCGACTTATCGCAACGTCCAGGCTTACTCGGGAAGGATGGTCAATCGAAGGTTGCACGATGGCGAATACTTCTTTCGTGCCTTTGGGGAAGAGGGCGTCACGCACGGCCTAGAAATAGGCGAGACTTGGGCAGGAGGGGCTTGGTGGGGCATCGGCGAAGCGCCGAAGAGTGCGCAGGAATGGCGCCCGCCAACGGCCGTACTGGACGAATTCAACCGCAATGGATTTATCGTCACCGGCAAGGTAAGCGGCGGCAATGGCCCCAAGGCGGTGGTCGGCACGGTGGCCGAGCAAATGGGTAAGGACCTCCCAGGTCAGTACCTGCCAGGTGGCGCCACGCAGGCATTTTTCTTGCTGGACAAACCGGTGGCGGACCAGCTGACAGACTTGGGCAAGCGCGCCATTGCAGAAAACAAGCCGTTTGCGTGGATCGACCCGGCGAGTGGCATGCGTTTCGAAGTGAAGCCGACCGGCTGGAAGGATGTCAACGGCATCATCGGTTACTTCCATACGCCTGGCCCGACCAGCGTCACAACCGTCCGACTTGCCGAGCGCGAGCAAGCGACCAAGGAGCATCGTCAAGTGGTGGTATCGCCGTGAGCAGTAATTTTCCTGAAGGCTTGAAACTTCCCAACGAACTCGAACGTCGGCAGATGTTCTACCAGCTGAAGAAGGAATCTTCGTTCACCGCGTGGAACCGGATGCTTGAGCTGTATCAAGCGTGGGCGGGTGTGACAGAAGAAAGTGTGCGACAAGCCGATGCGAAGGGGTGGCTGGATAAGAGCGGGATCCGCGAGTCTCATTACGTGCGCATCTTGAAAGGATTGGCACACCAGGAAGAAGGCGTGCGCAGGCTGCGCAAGGGCGACAAGCGCGTCTTCAAGTTCGATGCCAATGGCGAGTTCGTCATGGGGCATCGGACTGTCAGTCATTGGCTTGAGTTGGTATGGCGAATCGAGATTGGCGAGAACGGGATAAATGAAGCGCTGACTCCGTTGTGGAATGAGTTTTGCACTCGATTGAGAGAAATAGCGAATCTCAGAGCAGAAATCTGGTCAGATATCATCGAAAGTCCTTACTTTGAAGATTCTGCGCCCAGTATTTATGGCAGATGGTTCCAGGAAAATGTAGCAAGAATGCATTTTCCTCCGGTCATCCCGGAGGTGCCCAACCCTGTTGAGAACACGTTGATTGCCACCGGTAGTCGTATCCCCTGCTCGGGCATCTGGGAGCCCGTGGATGCGCCGAAGCCAAAGAAATTCAGCCTGTTTTCCAAGCCGGACGTGCCGACTGGCTTTTTGCCATATATAGGCGCACTCAATTATCTTCATGGTGGTTCGCCTGCGCCACAAGCCGGGCAAATTGTGAGGGACACTAACATCGACATTGATGTCGTCTGGCGCCTGATCTGGCGCGACGACCGCTACGAGGACGGCACCATTCCGGACGAAGAGGCCGGCTATGTTTTCATGAAGTCCGAGCCACCGCCTGTTCCGCAGGAGGCAGCAACGGACGCAGCGCGTCGGCAGGTCAGTGCCATGAGCGGTCAACGCGCATCCCAGGCCGGCCGTTGGCTGGTGATGGAAGATCTCAACGCGGCCGCGCAGTTCAACGCGGGCGACGAGCTTCCATTGCACGAGGGCCGCAAAGTGCAATGGGTACTCGCCGACCATTGAAGTGTTGATGTGGGTTCGAACTCGACGGGTGGCTTTTGGTGGGGCATCGGCGAAGCGCCCAAAAGCGCCCAGGAATGGCGCCCGCCAACGGCCGTACTGGACGAATTCAATCGCAATGGATTTATCGTCACCGGCAAGGTAAGCGGCGGCAATGGCCCCAAGGCGGTGGTCGGCACGGTGGCCGAGCAAATGGGCGTCAAATTGCCAGGACAATACCTGCCTGGTGGCGCCACGCAGGCATTTTTCTCCCTGGACAAACCGGTGGCGGACCAGCTGACGGCTCTGGGCAAGCGTGCCATTGCAGAAAACAAGCCGTTTGCGTGGATCGACCCGGCAAGTGGCATGAGTTTCGAGGTGAAGCCGACCGGCTGGAAGGATGTCAACGGCATCATCGGTTACTTCCATACCCCCAGCCCGACCAGCGTCACAACCGCCCGCCTTGCCGAGCGCGAGCAAGCGACCAAGGAGCATCGTCAAGTGGTGGTATCGCCGTGAACAGTAATTTTCCTGAAGGCTTGAAACTTCCCAACGAACTCGAACGTCGGCAGATGTTCTACCAACTGAAGAAGGAATCTTCGTTCACCGCGTGGAACCGGATGCTTGAGCTGTATCAAGCGTGGGCGGGTGTGACAGAAGAAAGTGTGCGGCAAGCTGATGCGAAGGGGTGGCTGGATAAGAGCGGGATCAGCGAGTCGGATTATGTGTGCATCTTGAAAGGATTGGCGCACCAGGAAGAAGGCGTGCGCAGGCTGCGCAAGGGCGACAAGCGCGTCTTCAAGTTCGATGCCAATGGCGAGTTCGTCATGGGGCATCGGACTGTCAGTCATTGGCTTGAGTTGGTATGGCGAATCGAGATTGGCGAGAACGGGATAAATGAAGCGCTGACTCCGTTGTGGGACGAATTCCGTGCGCGCCTGAATGATGTAGCCACTTTAAGGTCGGAAATATGGGGGGATATCATCGAAGGTCGTTACTTTGAAGATTCTGCGCCAAATGTATATGGAAAATGGTTTGTGGAAAATGTCTCCAAGATGCATTTTCCTCCCGTGCTTCCAGAGGTCCCTAACCCAGTCCAGAACACCTTGGTCGCCACGGGTAGCCGAATTCCTTGCTCAGGCATCTGGGAGCCGGTGGATGCGCCGAAGCCAAAGAAATTCAGCCTGTTTTCCAAGCCGGATATACCGACTGGCTTTTTGCCATATATAGGCGCACTCAATTATCTTCATGGTGGTTCACCCGCGCCGAAAGCCGGTCAAATTGTGAGGGACAGAAGCATCCACATCGATGTCGTCTGGCGCCTGATCTGGCGCGACGACCGCTACGAGGACGGCACCATTCCGGAAGAAGAGGCCGGCTATGTGTTCATGCAGCGCAATGAACGTGCGGGCGCCGCCGCAGCAAATGACCAGCCGCAGCGCCGACAGGTATCGGCCATGAGCGGTCAACGCGCATCCCAGGCCGGCCGTTGGCTGGTCATGGACGATCTCAACGCGGCCGCGCAGTTCAACGCGGGCGACGAGCTTCCATTGCACGAGGGCCGGAAAGTGCAATGGGTACTCGCCGA contains:
- a CDS encoding Imm71 family immunity protein, which produces MSSNFPEGLKLPNELERRQMFYQLKKESSFTAWNRMLELYQAWAGVTEESVRQADAKGWLDKSGIRESHYVRILKGLAHQEEGVRRLRKGDKRVFKFDANGEFVMGHRTVSHWLELVWRIEIGENGINEALTPLWNEFCTRLREIANLRAEIWSDIIESPYFEDSAPSIYGRWFQENVARMHFPPVIPEVPNPVENTLIATGSRIPCSGIWEPVDAPKPKKFSLFSKPDVPTGFLPYIGALNYLHGGSPAPQAGQIVRDTNIDIDVVWRLIWRDDRYEDGTIPDEEAGYVFMKSEPPPVPQEAATDAARRQVSAMSGQRASQAGRWLVMEDLNAAAQFNAGDELPLHEGRKVQWVLADH
- a CDS encoding Imm71 family immunity protein — protein: MNSNFPEGLKLPNELERRQMFYQLKKESSFTAWNRMLELYQAWAGVTEESVRQADAKGWLDKSGISESDYVCILKGLAHQEEGVRRLRKGDKRVFKFDANGEFVMGHRTVSHWLELVWRIEIGENGINEALTPLWDEFRARLNDVATLRSEIWGDIIEGRYFEDSAPNVYGKWFVENVSKMHFPPVLPEVPNPVQNTLVATGSRIPCSGIWEPVDAPKPKKFSLFSKPDIPTGFLPYIGALNYLHGGSPAPKAGQIVRDRSIHIDVVWRLIWRDDRYEDGTIPEEEAGYVFMQRNERAGAAAANDQPQRRQVSAMSGQRASQAGRWLVMDDLNAAAQFNAGDELPLHEGRKVQWVLAEP